One Vicia villosa cultivar HV-30 ecotype Madison, WI linkage group LG5, Vvil1.0, whole genome shotgun sequence genomic window, ATATAATTGGATTTAAATGTGTATATGCGTGGCAGATATTCATTGGTGTTGAATTGTTGTTCTCTAGTATCATTTCTACTGCCATGATGGATATACTATGGGTGTTTAGACTAGAACAAACTGTGTTTCTCCTTTTGTCGTTATGTTTTTTCTCAGGCATTAATTCCGAAGATTCTTGAACAGACTTGATATGCTAAGTATTTTGAGCACTAGATCAATATTAAGTGATAGTTGTTTTGGTATTTTCAAATTCGGATATGTGTTACTGGTTTTGTGAAACTAATTTTATGCTCTTGTTACATTTGGGTCAATATTATGTATTCTAATTCTGGTGTCTTGTTACATTTGGGTGTTTCAGGTATGTTTGGTGGATTTGGTTGGTTGGCAATTGGGAGGGTTTTTGGTCTAGGAGCACGATTTGGGGTTTATGAAATCTTGACAGCCGTTTGTAAAGgtatttttcttttaatcttcTTTTAGCTCTTGTGTGATTAACAttccttttttcttcattttttctcttatatatgaataaaagaaaatagcaCTACTCTCTTTTAGATGAATACGACATGTTTATCTTCGATTCAGTCATTCAAGAAAGGTTGAAGTTTTAGTATCATGTATGTGTGTTGTGTAGCAATGTCTGATATTAAATGCCTTTTGATTGTCTGACCTTAAAGTCATGTGCACTTGTTTTTTTTCCCAATACCTTTTTGTACTTTGTTATTCATGAATTACAACACATGGTGTTTTTTTGGGGTGAGAGTGATTGACTTGGGAGCTCACGAGTACACTTTTGGCAGATGGCCGGGAAGATAATTATGTCACTGCTTCTGAGGCTCTTTTGGCTGGCATGGTTGCCGGTGCCACAGAGACATTCATAAGCTCTCCATTTGAACTCATCAAGCTTCGTGTCCAGGTTGCCTCCGCTTCATATGTTCCAAGCTCTAACTTTGCTTTGGAAGAGGGAGCTCGCAAACCGCTAATTGCAAGATTACTCAATGGCTGCTATCCAGACAAGAAGTCTTTGAATCAATATGTTGGTCTCATGTCAACCCTAACAACCAAGAACACCAACATTACAGGTGCTTTACTTGAGCATCCATGGGCAATGACAGGATCTGGGAGGCCACCATCAGTTTGCAATGTGAAAAGGCCATCAGATATTATATCTTTGGAAGGATGGAACACATTGTGGAGAGGTCTCCGTTCTGGAATAGTTCGAGATTCTGTCTTTGGTGGTGTATTTTTTTCAAGTTGGCAATTTTTGCACCAAGCAATGCTTGATTGGAAGGCTGTAGGAATGAATCCTCCACCCAGGTTCATCTCTAATTCATTAATCAAGAAACATCACTTTTGTATCATTCTTCTTTATATTGTATTTAGTTGGGCATGTTTTTAGGAAAGATAGCTTTATGCCTTTATGAAAAAATTCTAATTGGTGAGTGGTCAAACTAAAACTGAGAACAACTAAGCCTTGTTGTACTAAGCCTTATCCTACTAAGAGGGGTCGAATACATGGATCAAACGTCGCCGTAATACTCTCATATCTCATATATCTATCCAACTCATTATTCTCTAGATATtttttctcttatagttttttaGAAATGCTAAACTAACGCAAAAAGAGACATCAATGCCGTATAAAATACGGTTGTTATGATTTTTTTTCTACATCTTGAAATACATACACAAACTGAGTTGCTCACAATTGCAAATGATACTATACGGTGTCTTTCTGGAGGTGTTTACTTTTGTGTTTCCTTAACAGGGCTCTAGTCTTTCTAGGTCTTCCTTTGCCTCTAGGATTTTGACTACTTTCCATTTGATCTACACTCAATACAAAATGTACATGTCTTCACTCTACCTGTCCAAACCACCTATGCTGAATTCACATACAGCATCTTGGGTCTTACAATTGTAGGGTAAATTTCCCCTTCCCGCTTGGGTAGTACTTTTGTATCACATAAAATGCTTGAAGCCCTCCTCCATTTCAAATACCTGCCTGAATTCGATGATTTGCATATCCTATGTCATTTTGTACGATGGACCCAAAACTTTAAACCTGTGTGTGGTATGTCATGATCTCTAACATGCACCTCTAAGCTAGAAATATTTTGTCCTTTGCTAAAATTGCATTCCATATATCTGTCTTGCTTCTACTCAGGCAGAAATTATGCGCTTCTAAGGCTTGCCTCCAAGTCTCCAACCTCCCATTTGATTCCTTCCCCGACTCTCCAAGAAGGACTAAAACTAAAAAGGTTGTTCAATAACATTTCATCCATATTCTCCTATCTTTATTCTCTTTGTACATGAAGTTGAGCCTCAGTGCTAAGGTTAGAGTTACTACTGCCATATGATTGGAAGTTCACGTTTCAATTGTGAGATCAGCCTCTTGCAAATGAATATTAAGGTTGCCTATAATCATTCATAAATAATAGATCCAACCCTTGCTTGGACCTCACCATGGCTGGAGCTTTTTATTGTGAAGTTGTCCAGTTGTTTTCTTTGTTCTTAGATTGTGTTGCGATAACCTTAAAGCCTTATAAGTATGATGGCTGATGTTCATTTTGAGGCCCTGTTCAGTAAATTATGAATAAGGTTGATGTGCTTCTTTTTAAGTGGATATGTATCCTCCGATCTTCCACTTCCAATTACATTAATCTTCTGCAGCAATCATACTGATAAAATGAACTAATTTATGTGTTTGACTGGGGTTTAATATTATTCTCACTGTAATTTTGGTCTATCATAAGGTATGGTAACTGTTGGATACGTGATACATTAAATGATATATTTTATCTTCTACTAGTGCTTTTAGACTAATAATCACTTCAACTGTAAATGAGTTAAATTTTCCTTTTATGTTTATGAGTGCTCGTCTTGACTCAGGTTAAATGAAGAAGTTGGTCCGTTGTCTCCTTGGGCTGTTAGTCTTGCTGCTGGATTTTCTGGTTCAGTTGCTGCCGCTGCTTCTCATGGTTTTGATACTGCTAGAAGTAGATCACAATGTACTGTGCTTCCAAAGGTATGAACCTTGCTAGTTGCTGATAAAAAGTTTGAAATCCTTGTGTTatagtttttttgtttgttttgattaccCTCATGACAAATTATGCCTTTGTTATCAGAAACAAGGAAAAGGGTGTGTTTAATTATATTCTATATGTTAATTTAGGTATACTACAGTAATGTTGAATATTCTATGTTCCAGGAATTAGTACTCTATTTTTAAACTAAGAAGCAACTTTTATTTGAAGTACAGACAGAGTACAATGGATAGGGTGGCTAAAGTAGTCTCTttacacaaaacaaaacaaaacaaaacacatacACAACTTAAATAAATAGTACTACAATCTCTTTAATGGTGAATCTCTCTGGATTTCAATCAATGAGAAGAAAACCATATGCTGAATATATTTCTAAAACTATCCTGTCCCAAGTTAGGTCCATGGTCAGAACTTTAAtctttaaattccaaaaattcagcATGTTATTTATCCTCGAACAAAATTTTCTGTTTAAGCAATAGGATGGAGCCATTTTAATTTCCAGAGATGATTCTCTATACTTTGATAGTATGGAAAGTATTGAATAGAAATTCTGGTTTGTATTTAACAGAGTAGACTAAAAACAAGGATGAATCCCTGTTACAAGCTAGTATAATGACTGTAATAGAAACTAGATTATGATTGGAGCAAGCCCTGCAGTTATGCCTCTCATTTCTCTGAATTACTTCCCTTCAGCTAATTTTCCACTTTTCTTCCTGTCATAAACCAGCAGACCTCTTATCTCTTAGGCCCATTTAATCCCTCTCCTATATCTCCAGCCCCATCcttcccttttatttattttttttcaacgTACTTGCTTAACGGGCCTATCATACTCTTAAGGCCCATCAAACAGTTCTAGGATATCCTCTTTCCGCGATGGCCTTCACTTTTTTCTGTTTAGGGTTACAAAGGCATATTTGTGGTTTCCATTGATTATTTACTTTAAAGTCTAGATGCTTCGCTCTTGATGGTGTCATCTCATATATTGAATATCATCTCaattaagtaaaataaaatttttgtttcTTATGTTTTGAAATTCCAACCAATTTCCGAAGATAGTAATAATTTATACATTCTGTGGTCCCCCAGTATGTTTCAATGGAGAGAAAGCTACTAAAATGGAAACGACCAGGAAACAAATTTGAAAGATTTACTGGAATCCATCCTTCCGACAGAAGTGTCCTGTTCCGTGGTCTCGGGTTGCGGATGGCCCGCTCTGGTATCGCATCGTTCATGATTGTAGGTAGTTATTTATTCACTGTCGATCATCTTGCTTCTAGTTTGACTTAGTTGCCACAAATTGTAACCCATTTTTTTGTTAGTAGTaaagtgaaaatagaaaggaGATAAAACTTGATCCTTACCATAATTTAATTTCATACTGCTGTAGAATAGATACTCATGCAATTGTTATTATATGTAATAAAGCTTGTTGTACTAAGTAGACTTGCAATTGCAATACAAAGACATGTTATTTGGTTGTAAAATTCATACTTTTATACCAGTGTGAAACCACAAAAAAGTTTGTCCTCCttttgttttctttgtatttgtaTATTAAGACCTTGTCCTTTAATCACCTTTTTTCCTATTGGATTACCCCTTTATGTGGGGTTGACTTATTTTGAACTTTTCTGTTGACCTTGGTTGGTTGCACTTGCATGGATGGATTGGTATAAATAAACTTCACTCAAAAGCTACCTAGGTATTGGCCTCACAATCATTCTCTCAAGTTCCACTCGTTGccaaaaaaagaataataatcaTACCTAAAAAACAAGCAAGCAAAAGGCCAAGAGGGTTAGGATAGATTGGTACATGTCAAACATCTTGCCTTCACTTCCTCTTTTATGTCTTTACATACACACAATTTTTGTTGGAAACAACCAAAGCTTTGTATATAAGATGAaataacttaggcccatttgAAGGGTTTTCATCATGCACAATCATAATGACTTCCAATATGATTTGGCATTTTCAACTTTCTAGGAGTTAAACTTTGTGCATATATTGTTTTGTGTGACATTGAAAGCCACAAAGTACttataattttgtgttttaagTAATGAGTTTTTGGTCTCACTCAACTCACATGTGCTATGTTAATAAGCATGCACTTGTGAGATATGATTAAGATGTTCAGTGGTTACTAGCTTATTAAGCAATGAaatagtaaattattattatataagaaACAATGGAGGATGAAGTAGTTTCATTAAGCAATGAACTCACGGACACAAAGATCCAAGAGCAACATACTTAGACAGGACAAAACCTCTATTGTATTTTATGTGTATTTTATTCATTTTGAGTACTAAGTTTCAGAAGTTGGATTCTATCTTAAGGTTTCAAACTACAATGCTAGAAGAGCCATGTGgaaataaactaataaaaaaagagGGAATTGCCATTTTAAATGAAACCTCACTTCTATGAAATGGCTTGGAAGTCAAGGTTTACTTCATTTGCAGCTTTTGAGTTTTGACTTGTGAGTGTTATTATTTTGATTGTAAAGGTTTGTAGTAAAGATGGAAGTAGAAAAGTTTTATATTCAAGAGTGGTTGAAAATGATGGTATGTCTTTGATTTCCACTTGTTAGTGGATATAAAACACATGTATGATATTTTCTTACTTTTTAATTTATAGCGGCAAGATGTCAATTATCATGCTTCTCTTTAATCAATTatcataaagcaaaatataaagacaaTTCGGTAAAAGCTTAAATCTATTTTATAGGAATCTTGAAATTTCATTTTCACTACATTTTCTaacaaaatcaaatgattaatgaacatgatatttagttttaatattaatatttattatattatattaaaacctttataatgcgatatttttataataataataaaatttgtaatTTAGATTTCAAAATCGATCcaaattaaattgtataaaattggattgattttttttttaaatgtttaaatAAAATTGTATTGAATCACAAGTAATTTTATCTTCATCGAATTCAATAAATTTTTGCTTCAAACACAATCGCAAGCACCTCTAATGTTTGGTGGTAATGGTTAAAATTAGTTGATTTGGCCAATGTGCTAGTCTTTTATTCTCTTATCAAGTATTTTGCAAATGGTTATTAGTAGAATATCCTACTAGGAGTGGAAAAATGTTAGATTAGGCTTTAGAAGGTCTGAGTTTAACCTACGATAAATTTACAAAGTTTGAGTTTGGTCTATGACCTACTataagttcttttttttttttcttttcagtcCGACCTTTCCTTTTTAAAAGTTTGGCATGGTCTGAAACTTTATTTAAAAATCTGTTTCTCATTAAgattttcaattaatccatattacttaagaaatcttataggtcggcctatgtatgcatatataggacaacctatttaaatttttttctaatatatatatatatatatatatatatatatatatatatatatatatatatatatatatatatatatatatatatatatatatatatatatatatatatatatatatgtcaactTATTTAgtcttttttctaatatatatgcatatataggacaACCTATGTagactatttttaatatatatgaaaatctaGACCGATCTATGAGGTctcataagttttttttaatagtttaagtctgacttatttaattaaataaactttttaaaaaagtCTAAGTTTAATCTTTTCAATAAATAAGTCTGACCTGACCTTAAATAGATTATGCTATAGGTCCCTGTAGGCTAGTCTGACATATTCCCATCCTTAATCCTCACAGTTTAAAGCCTAACCGATTATGTGACCGATCATATATTCAACTTATTTCTAAGTCTTTGTATTAGATATATAATTAGATTAGTTAATTACTCGTAGTCTTAACTACTTAGTTATTTAGTTACTTAATAAGCTAGTTAATTGCTCTTACTAGTTATATAACTTTTGTACTCTTTCATGTAACCATAACAATTTTCTCATTATTCAATATACTTTTTGTTTTTCTTGCTTTCATGACTTCTATAAAAAATTGAAGTATGATTTAGAGTTTTAGACTCTGGTTCAAAATCCGTTTCATCATATATTATCAAATTTTTGCTATTGAATTACCACCATTTCCGCACACTAGATCCGATAGTATTAGTTATGAGAAAGTGCGTTATGAGTCCAaccttaaataatatataatttgaaaatatatttataaatagtaatataaattgattttaaagaGATGAGTTACGCTCTATTACAATTTCTattcttttaataataataataataataacagaaATAATTTAACGAAATTTCCTTTTAACCTAATTAACATTCAAGCtattattcataaaaaataatactttAACGACAACTTTCTCTTAGTCTTATAGACATCTTGGATTCTATATATAAAGAAATTAAATACTTAAGCAAAATTCTCTTTTTGCAGTAGATATTTTTTCAGCATTTTTTTGACAAAATTACACATGAGCATTTTTAAGTCTTTTTTAACAATTTAATCCTTtaggattatatatatatatatatatatatatatatatatatatatatataacatttaaaaatctgTGACTGTTGTATTTTTGGTTACACTTCATCATTttcataccattcaaaataattgCATCCACAATTAACATATTCACTCAGTTAAAAAAGGGTAACGATACACACGTTCGATAACTTAAAGAACAATACTTTAATATACTTTTGACCACTTTTCTTTCattaacatttttataaaaaattataatacttTGATATTAGTAACTCTACAAGAGTGTGCACGAGTGTGCCTAGTGGTGCAGATTTGATTTTTGAGAGTGCGCTTCTCTCAAAGTTTCAGATTTTAATTCGACTAGGTACAAATTACTTATAAAGAAAAGTAATTCTACAAGAATTTAATTCGAGTTTTAAAAGTTCTTTTTTATAGCGATAACTTGATTTACATGTCATTAACACGATATCAATTTATATGCGTTTACATTTTATACTTGAAAAATATATCGATACAGCTTTATCGATTGCGTGATCAATAATACCTCAATTGTATGATAATATGAATCGATTGTCTTTTTCGATCATTTATTATGGGTATATATAAGTCTCAATGAATCCATGTGATTA contains:
- the LOC131603129 gene encoding uncharacterized protein LOC131603129, with product MGELSKNQIFAVHGIAGAGSIALATAFTYPLDTIKVLIQVGSSAGKELNANQVVTRVISVSGNAGMFGGFGWLAIGRVFGLGARFGVYEILTAVCKDGREDNYVTASEALLAGMVAGATETFISSPFELIKLRVQVASASYVPSSNFALEEGARKPLIARLLNGCYPDKKSLNQYVGLMSTLTTKNTNITGALLEHPWAMTGSGRPPSVCNVKRPSDIISLEGWNTLWRGLRSGIVRDSVFGGVFFSSWQFLHQAMLDWKAVGMNPPPRLNEEVGPLSPWAVSLAAGFSGSVAAAASHGFDTARSRSQCTVLPKYVSMERKLLKWKRPGNKFERFTGIHPSDRSVLFRGLGLRMARSGIASFMIVGSYLFTVDHLASSLT